A window of the Euzebya pacifica genome harbors these coding sequences:
- a CDS encoding right-handed parallel beta-helix repeat-containing protein: MFAVLCPARGPRRHRWRFVVVVVLVMLSACTATGPADRATTGGPTTVRLEVGDRFDRVVANSPVGSTFVIATGVHRRQFVAPRDGDVFVGEDGAVVSGATVLDPAAFRPQGGLWVMEDRHEEPFRADNGQLHGAMEDGRARDAANHDLWVDDVRLQHVETLDDLDQAGEWYFDYGSDQLWLGARPDESTPMELAVQPDFVRPTDAEDVSISNVTLRRFATPAQHGVIHAGGPRWTISDVAVEESHGTGIVVGDDTVLEDSIVVDNGQLGVGADGARGVVVRNTEIARNGQLGYLWAWEAGGLKFKDTADTRLEGNHVHDNHGPGIWYDLGNTAALVDGNRVEDNDVMGIFYEISSDATIRDNEVLGNGHAEGIGTLGAGIFVSISFDVLIEGNITAGNNQEIVLVHADRREEIGEEYGVRDVVVRRNRVTIDNDGSVGLYVDTDEDEYYTDRGNRFEDNTYVLDGCERCFLWEEPVDLATWQELGNDLGVNPEIRDGGP, encoded by the coding sequence GTGTTCGCCGTGCTCTGCCCCGCCCGTGGCCCCCGCCGCCATCGGTGGAGGTTCGTCGTCGTTGTCGTGCTGGTGATGCTGTCGGCCTGTACCGCCACCGGTCCTGCAGACCGGGCGACCACGGGCGGCCCGACGACCGTTCGACTCGAGGTCGGTGACCGGTTCGACCGGGTCGTCGCGAACAGCCCTGTGGGGTCCACCTTCGTGATCGCCACAGGCGTGCACCGACGACAGTTCGTCGCCCCGAGGGACGGTGACGTCTTCGTCGGTGAGGACGGCGCAGTCGTCAGCGGCGCGACCGTGCTCGATCCGGCGGCGTTCCGGCCTCAGGGGGGCCTTTGGGTGATGGAGGATCGCCACGAGGAACCCTTCCGGGCCGACAACGGCCAGCTCCACGGGGCGATGGAGGACGGTCGCGCCCGTGATGCCGCCAACCACGATCTGTGGGTGGACGACGTGCGGCTGCAGCACGTGGAAACCCTCGACGACCTGGACCAGGCGGGGGAGTGGTACTTCGACTACGGGTCCGATCAGCTGTGGCTGGGCGCCAGGCCGGACGAGTCGACGCCCATGGAGCTGGCCGTGCAACCCGACTTCGTGCGGCCCACCGACGCCGAGGACGTGTCGATCAGCAACGTGACCCTCCGGCGCTTCGCCACACCGGCCCAGCACGGGGTCATCCACGCTGGTGGCCCCCGATGGACCATCAGCGACGTCGCGGTCGAGGAAAGTCATGGGACGGGCATCGTCGTGGGCGACGACACCGTGCTCGAGGACAGCATCGTGGTGGACAACGGCCAGCTCGGCGTCGGCGCCGACGGCGCCCGGGGTGTGGTGGTCCGCAACACCGAGATCGCCCGCAACGGGCAGCTGGGCTACCTGTGGGCGTGGGAGGCAGGGGGCCTGAAGTTCAAGGACACCGCCGACACCCGCCTGGAAGGCAACCACGTCCACGACAACCACGGTCCGGGCATCTGGTACGACCTGGGCAACACCGCGGCGCTCGTCGACGGCAACCGCGTCGAGGACAACGACGTGATGGGCATCTTCTACGAGATCTCCTCCGACGCGACGATCCGGGACAACGAGGTCCTCGGGAACGGCCACGCGGAGGGGATCGGCACGCTGGGTGCGGGGATCTTCGTCTCCATCTCCTTCGACGTCCTCATCGAGGGCAACATCACTGCGGGGAACAACCAGGAGATCGTCCTGGTCCACGCCGATCGTCGTGAGGAGATCGGGGAGGAGTACGGGGTGCGCGATGTCGTGGTTCGCCGGAACCGTGTCACCATCGACAACGACGGTTCCGTCGGGCTCTACGTCGACACGGACGAGGACGAGTACTACACCGACCGGGGCAACCGCTTCGAGGACAACACCTACGTGCTGGACGGCTGCGAACGCTGCTTCCTGTGGGAGGAGCCGGTGGACCTCGCGACGTGGCAGGAGCTTGGCAACGACCTCGGCGTGAACCCCGAGATCCGTGACGGAGGACCCTAG
- a CDS encoding O-antigen ligase family protein yields the protein MGIELLAILGGFGLLGLLVMDLTLERQDTPWLFVCAIALAREVSDPLPSISAAGLAINGEDILLAVALLVVGGWVLRGIAVQVPQLLLIGALGLAMFSVLRGGAVYGLPGAINEARETLYFIAGALLGSFVPVGAEARRRLMRGWLFLAASLTALAVLRWGIVFAGLPFTGPWYETEFGGLRVLSSNGTLVITIAFLTLLPRTLRGIATDLERLLVAGFGATVLLLQHRSVWIVFVLGTAFMVVEYRKQMSRGVIMGAGVAMVVVGLTALTYLNVSELSDSATEADAASDTTWEWRVSGWGDLLDHGPEGVLEWGIGVPYGAGWNRSVSAGFDVDVPPHNFYLEMVLRIGVLGIGFILVAGIESARRLRAHELDVDDGYFNAVTMQVILLSQALYSIPYNLGMEQGLLLGLAIAIWADPLRREGKGMHVVAPNPAIVRR from the coding sequence ATGGGAATCGAACTACTGGCAATCCTCGGCGGATTCGGCTTGCTCGGACTGCTCGTGATGGATCTGACGCTGGAGCGTCAGGACACGCCGTGGTTGTTCGTGTGTGCCATCGCCCTGGCCCGCGAGGTCAGCGATCCCCTCCCGTCGATCTCGGCGGCCGGACTGGCGATCAACGGCGAGGACATCCTCCTGGCCGTGGCCCTGCTGGTCGTGGGGGGTTGGGTCCTGCGCGGCATCGCGGTACAGGTTCCCCAGCTCCTCCTGATCGGTGCCCTGGGCCTGGCGATGTTCTCGGTGCTGCGCGGTGGCGCGGTCTACGGCCTGCCGGGCGCGATCAACGAGGCCCGCGAGACGCTGTACTTCATCGCCGGTGCGCTGCTTGGCAGCTTCGTCCCCGTCGGTGCCGAGGCGCGACGCCGGTTGATGCGCGGGTGGCTGTTCCTCGCCGCGTCGCTGACCGCCTTGGCCGTCCTCAGATGGGGCATCGTGTTCGCCGGACTGCCCTTCACTGGTCCGTGGTACGAGACCGAGTTCGGTGGCCTTCGGGTGCTGTCGAGCAACGGGACGCTGGTCATCACCATCGCGTTCCTGACCCTCCTGCCCCGAACCCTCCGGGGCATCGCGACAGACCTCGAGCGCCTCCTCGTGGCGGGGTTCGGGGCCACGGTCCTGCTGCTCCAGCACCGCTCGGTGTGGATCGTCTTCGTGCTCGGCACCGCGTTCATGGTGGTGGAGTACCGCAAGCAGATGTCCCGCGGGGTGATCATGGGTGCAGGTGTGGCCATGGTCGTGGTCGGGTTGACCGCCCTGACCTACCTGAACGTCTCCGAGCTCTCCGACAGCGCCACCGAGGCCGACGCGGCGAGCGACACCACCTGGGAGTGGCGGGTCTCGGGCTGGGGGGACCTGCTCGACCACGGCCCCGAGGGCGTGCTCGAATGGGGCATCGGGGTGCCGTACGGCGCCGGCTGGAACCGGTCGGTGTCGGCGGGCTTCGATGTCGACGTGCCGCCCCACAACTTCTACCTGGAGATGGTCCTGCGGATCGGCGTGCTCGGGATCGGGTTCATCCTGGTCGCGGGCATCGAGTCAGCACGACGGCTTCGCGCCCACGAGCTCGACGTGGACGACGGGTACTTCAACGCCGTGACCATGCAGGTGATCCTGCTGTCACAGGCCCTGTACTCCATTCCCTACAACCTGGGCATGGAACAGGGCCTGCTGCTCGGGCTCGCGATCGCCATCTGGGCCGATCCGCTGCGCCGCGAGGGCAAGGGCATGCACGTCGTCGCGCCCAACCCCGCGATCGTGCGGCGCTGA
- a CDS encoding cell wall-binding repeat-containing protein codes for MIADVSAPRLRRTVLSTLLLIAVLAVVPVAPVAAQDPGWAVERFEGTTGEEVSTTVARRVWPDTDTVVLARTDEFADALSAAPITALLDAPLLLTDRDAMPRLVWEQIEHFAPRRAVLMGGTAAISEDVVAELRRWGVQTIERIAGPNRFATAAAAMDFVRANGGDGDPFLVRGEGAGHIGGWEDAVAVSQHAASLGAPVLLSRVTDLPDESAAALAADGADTVTIIGGEAAVNQDVSDQLWALVDRVDRLDGVSRYHTSIAVADAAVAAGGVTDNLWLVNGENWQDALVAGTAAAITDGVLLYVNPHVWETSIGRDWVLAALPGADRVNIVGHRDGLPTTIDFELVDRAMPRPAWTPPAGVRISPGDNAQAVVDAHPEGTTFVFTAGEHQLVQVVPRDGDRFTGEEGAVLKGSISLAPNVAQAFQDEAGRWVIPGVTFDPPPPPSTHVEDSDAGMESGREGEAIQTDLFAGRHRLTHTGTVETLTRVGQWHFDVAGDRILLLQDPATLGAIELSVAPWAFQSAAEDVEIDHLTVNRYASQSKAGAIDAHNGLRWFIHHVTVAQSKSAAVRTGSGAVVADSRLVHNGQIGITGGDHRYDETQSPVSILRNEIAFNGEVGYRMGWEAGGAKLTNTIDSVFEQNWSHHNRGAGLWCDLDCADPSWISNLSEHNYAAGILIEETSGALAHSNIVRTNGALAYGDLGSGIWVANSPGVELAWNVFESNRLPIVANHNGIPAGEHGNLEIAELYVHDNDIRIDAYLPGLRVRTNEPQRYYRDDIVWEDNVYRLRADHTEHFWMGRKVTVPEWQDEFGHDRNGRFLDVNVAAFQPPSPFTTVPYGAS; via the coding sequence ATGATCGCAGATGTCTCCGCCCCGCGGCTGCGCCGCACAGTCCTGTCCACCCTTCTCCTGATCGCAGTCCTGGCGGTCGTTCCGGTTGCGCCCGTTGCGGCGCAGGATCCCGGCTGGGCCGTCGAACGATTCGAGGGGACGACCGGAGAAGAGGTCAGCACCACGGTCGCCCGTCGGGTCTGGCCCGACACCGACACGGTGGTCCTGGCCCGGACCGATGAGTTCGCCGACGCGCTGTCCGCAGCGCCCATCACCGCCCTGCTCGACGCGCCGCTGCTGCTGACGGATCGCGATGCCATGCCGCGGCTGGTGTGGGAGCAGATCGAGCACTTCGCCCCCCGCCGCGCGGTCCTGATGGGCGGTACCGCGGCCATCAGCGAGGACGTGGTCGCCGAGCTGCGCCGCTGGGGTGTCCAGACGATCGAGCGAATCGCCGGTCCGAACCGCTTCGCCACCGCAGCGGCCGCGATGGACTTCGTGCGCGCCAACGGTGGGGACGGGGATCCCTTCCTGGTCCGCGGCGAGGGTGCTGGCCACATCGGCGGCTGGGAGGACGCGGTTGCGGTCTCGCAGCACGCTGCATCCCTCGGCGCCCCGGTGCTGCTGTCCCGCGTGACCGACCTGCCCGACGAGTCGGCAGCCGCGCTGGCAGCCGACGGGGCCGACACCGTGACGATCATCGGCGGCGAGGCGGCCGTCAACCAGGACGTCTCCGACCAGCTCTGGGCCCTCGTGGACCGGGTCGACCGCCTCGACGGCGTGTCCCGGTACCACACCTCCATCGCCGTGGCGGACGCCGCGGTCGCAGCCGGGGGCGTCACCGACAACCTGTGGCTGGTCAACGGCGAGAACTGGCAGGACGCCCTCGTGGCCGGTACCGCCGCCGCCATCACCGACGGTGTGCTGCTCTACGTCAACCCGCACGTCTGGGAGACCTCCATCGGGCGGGACTGGGTCCTGGCGGCCCTGCCCGGAGCCGATCGAGTCAACATCGTCGGTCACCGCGACGGGCTGCCGACGACCATCGACTTCGAGCTCGTCGACCGCGCCATGCCCCGCCCGGCCTGGACCCCGCCGGCCGGCGTTCGCATCTCCCCCGGCGACAACGCCCAGGCCGTGGTCGACGCCCACCCGGAGGGCACCACGTTCGTCTTCACCGCCGGCGAGCACCAGCTGGTCCAGGTCGTGCCCCGCGATGGCGACCGCTTCACCGGTGAGGAGGGTGCGGTCCTGAAGGGCAGCATCAGCCTTGCCCCCAACGTCGCCCAGGCCTTCCAGGACGAGGCCGGCCGGTGGGTCATCCCCGGTGTGACGTTCGACCCGCCGCCGCCCCCCAGCACCCACGTCGAGGACTCCGACGCCGGCATGGAGTCCGGCCGTGAGGGCGAGGCCATCCAGACCGACCTCTTCGCCGGCCGTCACCGCCTGACCCACACCGGGACCGTCGAGACGCTGACCCGCGTCGGCCAGTGGCACTTCGACGTCGCCGGTGACCGCATCCTGCTCCTGCAGGACCCCGCCACCCTGGGTGCGATCGAGCTGTCGGTGGCGCCCTGGGCATTCCAGTCCGCTGCGGAGGACGTCGAGATCGACCACCTGACGGTGAACCGGTACGCCTCGCAGTCCAAGGCCGGCGCGATCGACGCCCACAACGGCCTGCGTTGGTTCATCCACCACGTGACGGTCGCGCAGTCCAAGTCCGCCGCCGTGCGGACCGGCTCGGGCGCGGTCGTGGCCGACTCACGCCTGGTGCACAACGGGCAGATCGGCATCACCGGTGGCGACCACCGGTACGACGAGACCCAGTCACCCGTCTCCATCCTCCGCAACGAGATCGCCTTCAACGGCGAGGTCGGCTACCGGATGGGGTGGGAAGCCGGCGGCGCCAAGCTGACCAACACCATCGACTCGGTGTTCGAGCAGAACTGGTCCCACCACAACCGCGGCGCGGGCCTGTGGTGCGACCTCGACTGCGCCGACCCCAGCTGGATCTCAAACCTCTCCGAGCACAACTACGCAGCCGGGATCCTCATCGAGGAGACCTCGGGCGCCCTGGCCCACTCCAACATCGTGCGGACCAACGGCGCGCTCGCCTACGGCGACCTCGGCAGCGGCATCTGGGTCGCCAACAGCCCCGGCGTGGAGCTGGCCTGGAACGTCTTCGAGAGCAACCGCCTGCCGATCGTCGCCAACCACAACGGCATCCCCGCCGGCGAGCACGGCAACCTGGAGATCGCCGAGCTGTACGTCCACGACAACGACATCCGCATCGACGCCTACCTGCCCGGCCTTCGCGTCCGGACCAACGAGCCGCAGCGGTACTACCGCGACGACATCGTGTGGGAGGACAACGTCTATCGCCTCCGCGCCGACCACACGGAGCACTTCTGGATGGGACGCAAGGTCACTGTGCCGGAGTGGCAGGACGAGTTCGGACACGACCGCAACGGGCGGTTCCTGGACGTCAACGTCGCGGCCTTCCAGCCCCCGAGTCCGTTCACCACGGTCCCCTACGGCGCATCCTGA
- a CDS encoding right-handed parallel beta-helix repeat-containing protein encodes MSSSTNRNRTWAVALLTLLVVALAAPAASAQEYYSRRGTSASTEDTTDNTYAEGLAPVAPPARTGEEVVLELGDDFAAVVAAHPAGTHFRIAAGVHRGQSVTPRDGDTFTGDAGAVLDGTVPLRAGDFSRSGGVWVAAGQTAEAFVHNGRFHGSTEDGFERHAANNDLWNGDTRLNHVNSRGEVDSPDEWFFDYERDEVVVGVDPASASLSLSVPWHAFRSEATGVTVQHVTVTRYGSPAQHGAIHAQGHGWTVRHTTVTENHGGGVLIGPFGTLSHSRITANGQIGVTAWYGEGIVVDSNEIAHNRTLQYRLGWEAGGTKFKETTGMVFSNNWVHHNDGTGIWFDIDNRDSVIRSNLAEDNLIGVNIEISYGAEISDNTIRDNGAEGYGDIGAGIWVSNSSNVEIHHNEIADNRLDILATHYERGAGAHGRYETHGLDVHHNHIRITGEKPTGLRVYTGEDHFYTERGNTFRDNTYDLSEAGTTFWWQGDRSWDQWQALGFDVNGSFAAAGNGSTGVRTPYAPVGYGHAA; translated from the coding sequence ATGTCCTCCTCTACCAACCGTAACCGCACTTGGGCCGTCGCCCTGCTGACCCTCCTCGTCGTTGCCCTGGCCGCCCCGGCCGCCAGCGCCCAGGAGTACTACAGCCGCCGAGGCACGTCGGCATCCACGGAGGACACCACGGACAACACCTACGCCGAGGGCCTGGCCCCGGTCGCCCCGCCGGCTCGCACCGGTGAGGAGGTCGTGCTCGAGCTGGGCGACGACTTCGCGGCCGTCGTCGCCGCCCACCCGGCCGGCACCCACTTCCGGATCGCTGCCGGTGTCCACCGCGGGCAGAGCGTCACCCCCCGCGACGGCGACACCTTCACCGGTGACGCCGGCGCGGTCCTGGACGGAACCGTCCCGCTGCGGGCCGGCGACTTCTCCCGGTCCGGTGGCGTCTGGGTTGCCGCCGGACAGACCGCGGAGGCCTTCGTCCACAACGGCCGGTTCCACGGATCGACGGAGGACGGTTTCGAGCGTCACGCCGCCAACAACGACCTCTGGAACGGCGACACCCGCCTGAACCACGTCAACTCGCGCGGCGAGGTGGACAGCCCCGACGAGTGGTTCTTCGACTACGAGCGCGACGAGGTCGTCGTCGGTGTCGACCCGGCCAGCGCGTCCCTGTCCCTGAGCGTCCCGTGGCACGCCTTCCGCAGCGAGGCCACCGGCGTCACCGTGCAGCACGTGACCGTGACCCGGTACGGCTCCCCCGCCCAGCACGGCGCCATCCACGCCCAGGGCCACGGCTGGACGGTGCGCCACACGACCGTCACCGAGAACCACGGCGGCGGCGTCCTGATCGGCCCGTTCGGCACGCTCAGCCACTCGCGGATCACCGCCAACGGACAGATCGGCGTGACCGCCTGGTACGGCGAGGGGATCGTCGTGGACTCCAACGAGATCGCCCACAACCGCACCCTGCAGTACCGCCTGGGCTGGGAGGCCGGTGGCACCAAGTTCAAGGAGACGACCGGCATGGTGTTCTCCAACAACTGGGTCCACCACAACGACGGCACGGGAATCTGGTTCGACATCGACAACCGTGACTCCGTCATCCGCTCCAACCTGGCCGAGGACAACCTGATCGGCGTCAACATCGAGATCAGCTACGGCGCCGAGATCAGCGACAACACGATCCGCGACAACGGTGCGGAGGGCTACGGCGACATCGGGGCCGGCATCTGGGTCTCCAACTCCTCCAACGTGGAGATCCACCACAACGAGATCGCCGACAACCGGCTCGACATCCTCGCGACGCACTACGAGCGCGGTGCCGGCGCCCACGGCCGCTATGAGACCCACGGACTCGACGTCCACCACAACCACATCCGCATCACCGGCGAGAAGCCGACGGGCCTGCGGGTCTACACCGGTGAGGACCACTTCTACACCGAGCGTGGCAACACCTTCCGGGACAACACCTACGACCTGTCCGAGGCCGGCACCACCTTCTGGTGGCAGGGCGACCGCAGCTGGGACCAGTGGCAGGCCCTCGGCTTCGACGTCAACGGCTCCTTCGCCGCCGCCGGCAACGGCAGCACCGGCGTCCGCACCCCCTACGCGCCCGTAGGATACGGCCACGCGGCCTGA
- a CDS encoding glycosyltransferase family 2 protein: MPDTVASSPSRVAVILTVFNRADLTVRCLDALFAQDLLAADLPGVELDVVLVDDGSTDGTGEIVAERFPEVRVLRGDGQRFWNGGMRMAWADALSRDPDVTLWLNDDTILYPSALGDLLDTLRSVGGDEVADAEVIVAGATVDPDTRTVNYSGVAQHPVRRLRFDLIEPNGRPQQADTMNGNAVLVPRAVVSRLGTLARAYTHSMGDYDYGLRARLAGFSIWITPDVVGECPSNPGFVATGDVAGDLQRLRGTKHLPTDEWQTFATRWAGPAWPLYWLSPYVRRTVAVLRTAVGTSA, encoded by the coding sequence ATGCCCGACACCGTTGCGTCCTCGCCGTCGCGAGTCGCCGTGATCCTGACCGTGTTCAACCGCGCCGACCTGACCGTCCGGTGCCTCGACGCTCTGTTCGCCCAGGACCTGCTGGCCGCCGACCTCCCGGGGGTCGAGCTCGACGTCGTCCTCGTCGACGACGGCAGCACCGACGGCACGGGCGAGATCGTCGCCGAACGCTTTCCCGAGGTCCGGGTCCTTCGGGGCGACGGCCAGCGTTTCTGGAACGGCGGCATGCGGATGGCGTGGGCCGACGCGCTGTCACGGGACCCCGACGTCACCCTGTGGCTCAACGACGACACGATCCTGTACCCGTCCGCCCTGGGGGACCTGCTCGACACCCTGCGATCGGTCGGCGGGGACGAGGTGGCCGACGCGGAGGTCATCGTGGCTGGCGCCACCGTCGACCCCGACACACGGACGGTCAACTACAGCGGGGTCGCCCAGCATCCGGTCAGGCGGCTTCGCTTCGACCTGATCGAGCCGAACGGCCGCCCCCAGCAGGCAGACACGATGAACGGCAACGCCGTGCTCGTCCCCCGGGCCGTGGTGTCCCGGCTCGGCACCCTGGCCCGCGCCTACACCCATTCGATGGGGGACTACGACTACGGCCTGCGTGCCCGGCTGGCCGGCTTCTCGATCTGGATCACCCCCGACGTGGTGGGCGAATGCCCCTCCAATCCGGGCTTCGTCGCCACGGGTGACGTGGCCGGTGACCTCCAACGGCTGCGCGGGACCAAGCACCTGCCCACCGACGAGTGGCAGACGTTCGCCACCAGGTGGGCCGGGCCGGCATGGCCGCTCTACTGGCTCTCGCCCTACGTCCGGCGAACCGTCGCGGTGCTGCGCACGGCCGTCGGGACGTCCGCCTGA
- a CDS encoding glycosyltransferase family 4 protein: protein MSRRPRIALVVPTVELGAYWKPVLDDLATRCEEVRLFTAMPWRGIREEEVHPAGRVTVVGEKRRVTTSGDSESDYGGGVMVLSPAITSALWRFRPDVVVTSGFSLWTMLALALRPVARWRVVLLWEGSSPRVDFRDDARRTIQRRRVALAADAIVTNSPGGRDYLVDHVGIPAGRVEQVPYMVPDPTTLAGGTPPSPEPTGTVTVLSVGRWEPRKGVLTLLEVIAGLEEDLRRRVRVRLVGAGPEADAIQRLVADAGMEDMVELVGWVPYEELGAQMAAADLLAFMTHEDTWGMVALEAMAVGTAVLCSRWAGAHGLVDPELIVDPHDVEGTRETLARLLQDPERITALGSRAAERMAGHRPSHAAGRLYDAARRAAGPRT from the coding sequence GTGAGCCGGCGGCCCCGGATCGCGCTGGTCGTGCCCACCGTCGAGCTCGGCGCCTACTGGAAGCCGGTCCTCGACGACCTGGCCACCCGCTGCGAGGAGGTCCGGTTGTTCACCGCGATGCCGTGGCGTGGCATCCGTGAGGAGGAGGTGCACCCCGCCGGACGGGTCACCGTCGTGGGCGAGAAGCGACGGGTCACCACATCCGGTGACAGCGAGTCCGATTACGGCGGCGGGGTCATGGTGCTCTCCCCGGCGATCACGTCGGCCCTGTGGCGGTTCCGTCCGGACGTGGTCGTCACCAGCGGCTTCTCGCTGTGGACCATGCTGGCGCTGGCCCTGCGCCCCGTCGCACGCTGGCGGGTCGTGCTGCTCTGGGAGGGGTCATCGCCCCGTGTGGACTTCCGGGACGACGCCCGACGCACCATCCAGCGTCGGCGTGTCGCGCTGGCAGCCGATGCGATCGTGACCAACTCTCCCGGCGGCCGCGACTACCTGGTCGACCACGTCGGCATCCCTGCCGGGCGGGTGGAGCAGGTCCCCTACATGGTCCCGGATCCGACGACCCTGGCGGGTGGCACGCCGCCGTCCCCGGAGCCGACGGGGACGGTCACCGTGCTCAGCGTCGGCCGCTGGGAGCCGCGCAAGGGCGTGCTGACCCTGCTCGAGGTCATCGCTGGACTCGAGGAGGACCTGCGCCGCCGGGTGCGGGTGCGGCTGGTCGGCGCCGGTCCGGAGGCCGACGCGATCCAGCGGCTCGTGGCCGACGCGGGCATGGAGGACATGGTCGAGCTCGTCGGCTGGGTCCCCTACGAGGAACTCGGCGCCCAGATGGCGGCGGCGGACCTGCTGGCGTTCATGACCCACGAGGACACCTGGGGCATGGTTGCCCTGGAGGCCATGGCCGTCGGCACGGCCGTCCTCTGCTCCCGATGGGCGGGCGCGCACGGCTTGGTGGACCCCGAGCTGATCGTCGACCCCCACGACGTGGAGGGCACCAGGGAGACCCTGGCCAGGCTCCTGCAGGACCCGGAGCGGATCACGGCGCTCGGTTCGCGTGCCGCCGAGCGGATGGCCGGACACCGCCCGTCGCATGCCGCCGGGCGGCTGTACGACGCGGCACGACGGGCAGCCGGTCCACGGACCTGA
- a CDS encoding PIG-L deacetylase family protein, translating into MLTHHLPALRRPGAQLLAIGAHADDIEIGAGGTVLQLLSVAPATVDVRWVVLSATPARAEEARASAAAFCSDARSVTVDVHDLPDGRFPAEWGTLKETLQALAAETDPDLVLTTRPGDAHQDHRLLATMMPTAFRDHAIWGYEIPKYDGDTTQPSLYVPLDEAIMDRKIALLHEHFPSQADRDWWDDDLFRALPRLRGVESRSRWAEAFVTAKVVVQP; encoded by the coding sequence GTGCTGACCCATCACCTCCCTGCCCTTCGCCGTCCCGGTGCCCAGCTGCTCGCGATCGGTGCCCACGCCGACGACATCGAGATCGGCGCCGGCGGAACCGTCCTGCAGCTGCTGTCCGTCGCGCCCGCCACCGTGGACGTGCGTTGGGTCGTGCTCAGCGCCACGCCGGCACGTGCGGAGGAGGCCCGCGCGTCGGCCGCCGCGTTCTGCAGCGACGCCCGCTCGGTCACCGTCGACGTGCACGACCTCCCCGACGGGCGCTTCCCCGCCGAGTGGGGCACGCTCAAGGAGACGCTCCAGGCACTCGCGGCCGAGACCGACCCGGACCTCGTCCTCACCACCCGGCCGGGGGACGCCCATCAGGACCACCGGCTGCTGGCGACGATGATGCCGACGGCGTTTCGCGACCACGCCATCTGGGGCTACGAGATCCCCAAGTACGACGGGGACACCACCCAGCCGTCGCTGTACGTGCCGTTGGACGAGGCCATCATGGACCGCAAGATCGCGCTGCTGCACGAGCACTTCCCCTCCCAGGCGGATCGCGACTGGTGGGACGACGACCTGTTCCGCGCCCTCCCGCGACTGCGGGGAGTGGAGAGCCGCAGCCGATGGGCCGAGGCGTTCGTGACGGCGAAGGTGGTCGTGCAGCCGTGA